From one Paenibacillus terrae HPL-003 genomic stretch:
- a CDS encoding O-antigen ligase family protein: protein MSNYPWTSRINTIQHVFIFLLGALAVGIAATYQPVASIAAVCLLLLLAVSIHHPERISYAVLLSTAVSVDSLYQGGVFGIEILSLYKLGILALLVPCMLVYGIRLKFSYPIWALVIMLGITFGFSAWLPTLTTSIAVKAFVGLSLPFFFLLIQWKKDVAEKHIRLISLLPIISVVVGLGLQVVGLHSFTDVEFTGAVRVQGANIPPHLAMLSFLGIAVSLIEVKRKPQQAAFYYTVLALNFLILIATGTRGPILALLLMFAVYLFDIARQYLKGKVNYLLPLAGSFLIALGAVALQWNNLKKRSFERETDTGIDLSGRSEAWEYFLNRVQDYPWSGRGLGAVTVANDGTLFKGFVVPHNEYIRFYFDTGYIGCGLLMLSLLVVFVLIYRSLAKPIKPYFASLIAGFLIYSFSDNTLSTVQMIIPFCWYLNALYQTSTQTDFRKEK from the coding sequence ATGAGCAACTATCCTTGGACTTCGAGAATAAACACAATACAGCATGTTTTCATTTTTCTTCTGGGCGCTCTTGCTGTAGGAATTGCGGCTACTTATCAGCCGGTGGCCAGCATTGCGGCGGTATGCTTACTGCTTCTGCTGGCCGTTTCTATCCATCATCCGGAGCGCATCAGCTATGCAGTTCTGCTGAGCACGGCGGTATCGGTGGATTCCTTGTATCAGGGTGGCGTATTCGGCATCGAGATTTTGTCATTATACAAATTGGGCATTTTGGCCTTGCTGGTACCGTGCATGCTCGTTTACGGCATACGCCTCAAATTTAGCTATCCGATCTGGGCATTGGTGATCATGCTGGGGATTACATTTGGATTTTCAGCATGGCTGCCTACGCTGACGACCTCGATTGCAGTGAAGGCGTTCGTCGGACTATCGTTGCCCTTCTTTTTTTTACTGATCCAGTGGAAGAAGGATGTGGCGGAAAAGCATATCCGATTGATCAGCCTGCTGCCGATCATTAGTGTGGTCGTTGGACTCGGTTTACAGGTCGTAGGGCTGCATTCGTTTACCGATGTGGAATTTACGGGAGCGGTAAGAGTACAGGGGGCGAACATTCCGCCGCATCTGGCGATGCTCTCCTTTCTCGGAATTGCCGTCTCGCTAATTGAGGTCAAACGCAAGCCGCAACAAGCTGCCTTTTATTATACGGTGCTGGCGCTGAATTTTTTGATTCTGATTGCCACTGGCACACGTGGGCCGATTCTGGCGCTGTTGCTAATGTTTGCTGTGTATCTGTTCGATATCGCCAGACAGTATCTCAAGGGAAAAGTCAATTATTTGCTACCGCTGGCCGGATCGTTTTTGATTGCTCTGGGGGCGGTGGCCCTGCAATGGAACAATTTAAAAAAACGCTCCTTCGAGCGGGAGACCGATACGGGAATTGATCTGTCGGGACGCTCGGAGGCATGGGAATATTTCTTGAACAGAGTACAGGATTATCCGTGGTCAGGCAGGGGTCTTGGCGCGGTGACGGTTGCGAACGACGGGACGTTATTCAAAGGCTTTGTCGTGCCGCATAACGAGTATATACGCTTTTATTTTGACACGGGATATATCGGCTGCGGATTATTGATGCTTTCATTGCTGGTCGTGTTCGTTCTCATTTACCGGTCGCTTGCCAAGCCGATCAAACCTTATTTTGCAAGCTTGATTGCGGGCTTTCTGATTTATTCGTTTTCAGATAACACGTTGTCGACGGTTCAGATGATTATTCCATTTTGCTGGTATTTGAACGCTTTATACCAGACATCTACTCAAACCGATTTTCGCAAAGAGAAGTGA
- a CDS encoding YveK family protein has translation MEKTILDYLVLIKKRLWLIAIFVILSCVTTYFVSDNVVKPVYSASSQLLVNHISGKQGSNNLNDVNTSLNLVESYKQILTSPKIMEAVVTTHPEFGLTQQKLAEKLQVKTSDKSQVIGLTFEAGSYPQAAAVVNAVTQKFVQTVPGLMELNNVKILNEADPLANPDPTNGNPLMNIAISFLVSLMIALGTIVFLESINGTLRTEKEADADIGIPVIASIPVIRKKDINGAAGNSKERVGERKYAAIE, from the coding sequence GTGGAGAAAACCATTTTGGATTATCTGGTCCTAATCAAAAAAAGATTGTGGCTGATTGCGATTTTTGTCATTCTCTCATGCGTAACGACTTACTTTGTGAGCGACAATGTCGTGAAGCCGGTCTATTCCGCCTCAAGTCAGCTGCTGGTTAACCATATTTCCGGTAAGCAGGGGAGCAACAATCTGAACGACGTCAACACAAGTCTTAATTTGGTGGAAAGCTACAAGCAAATTCTCACTTCACCCAAAATTATGGAGGCTGTCGTAACGACTCATCCCGAATTCGGCTTGACACAGCAAAAGCTGGCAGAAAAGCTACAGGTCAAAACCTCGGATAAAAGTCAGGTCATCGGCTTGACGTTTGAGGCAGGGAGTTATCCACAGGCCGCCGCTGTTGTTAATGCGGTAACCCAGAAATTCGTGCAGACGGTTCCGGGGCTGATGGAATTGAATAATGTGAAAATTTTAAATGAAGCGGATCCGCTGGCCAATCCTGACCCGACCAATGGAAATCCGCTCATGAATATTGCGATTAGCTTTCTCGTATCGCTGATGATTGCACTGGGCACGATTGTGTTCCTGGAAAGCATCAACGGTACGCTGCGCACGGAAAAAGAGGCAGATGCAGACATCGGTATTCCGGTGATTGCATCCATCCCGGTCATTCGCAAGAAGGACATCAACGGCGCAGCCGGAAATTCCAAAGAACGGGTAGGGGAGCGAAAATATGCTGCGATTGAATGA
- a CDS encoding WecB/TagA/CpsF family glycosyltransferase, with amino-acid sequence MSRVNMFDVNFDNYDFNDLLEFIDTSIEHQRHSYILTCNVDHVIKLRKDDEFRKVYSDAGAVVADGMPIIWASRLLKKPLKQKVSGSDLFTRLGEAFEDRGYRLFFLGAADGIPEKAMLNLQESYPNMNVVGCYSPSYGFEKNEEENRHIVQLLQEARPDIVFVGVGAPKQEKWIYRYYETYRAPISIGVGATFDFLSGNVKRAPELMQKTGFEWFWRLSQEPKRLWKRYLIEDSQFLVLLFKEMFKRNRVKGGQG; translated from the coding sequence ATGAGCAGAGTGAACATGTTCGATGTCAACTTTGATAATTATGATTTTAACGATCTACTCGAATTTATAGATACTTCTATTGAGCATCAGCGTCATTCCTACATTTTGACCTGTAATGTCGATCATGTGATCAAGCTTCGCAAGGATGATGAATTCCGCAAGGTATATTCCGATGCAGGAGCTGTGGTGGCCGATGGAATGCCAATTATATGGGCGTCCAGGTTGCTGAAAAAGCCCCTCAAGCAAAAGGTGTCCGGTTCCGATCTGTTCACCCGGCTGGGGGAGGCTTTTGAGGATCGAGGCTATCGGTTGTTTTTTCTGGGGGCGGCGGACGGTATTCCCGAGAAGGCGATGCTCAATCTTCAGGAGTCGTACCCGAACATGAATGTAGTGGGCTGTTACTCTCCTTCCTATGGCTTTGAGAAAAATGAGGAAGAGAACAGACACATTGTCCAATTGCTGCAAGAGGCCCGCCCGGACATCGTTTTTGTCGGCGTAGGCGCACCTAAACAGGAAAAATGGATTTACAGATATTACGAGACATATCGCGCTCCGATTTCAATAGGGGTAGGAGCTACGTTTGATTTTCTGTCGGGAAATGTGAAACGTGCACCAGAGCTGATGCAGAAGACGGGATTTGAATGGTTTTGGCGGTTGTCTCAGGAGCCTAAACGTTTGTGGAAAAGATACTTGATTGAGGATTCCCAGTTTCTCGTTCTGCTGTTTAAGGAAATGTTCAAGCGGAACCGGGTGAAGGGAGGTCAAGGGTGA
- a CDS encoding lipopolysaccharide biosynthesis protein encodes MQNLQTISAPVRTLWSTVVRFAKSKDSSSAAVKTMIFSMLILVVNMLTGVLTARFLGPTGRGEQTAMVNWSQFLAFCMSFGVPSALIYNAKRNPEETGKLYGLALLLATMFGGLATLIGVFLIPYWLRSFSSSVILFAQCSMMMCPLIAISQINNALLQVRSEYKQYNLFRYLVPLSTLLGLAILILTGHMNPYTSALAYLLPGLPIYIGVTIRMVRLYKPKVKNSWTQFKNLFTYGMGSYGNDLMGQVSTYIDQILIAGLLRPADLGLYAVAVSLARMVNVFSTSIIVVLFPKASGLNKEDAVAITFRAFRVTSTATVLAATMLMLIAPFVFTLLYGPEFKQALTVFRLLVLEVAISGGTMVLAQQFMALGKPKLVTILQGVGLALVIPLLSILVPRYGLTGAGIAMLSSGILRFVFILCNVKFVLKMKIPRLLISKQDIQWLRSTMSHYIRKKPVNG; translated from the coding sequence GTGCAAAACTTACAAACAATATCCGCACCTGTCCGGACACTATGGTCCACGGTGGTTCGCTTTGCCAAAAGCAAGGATAGCAGCTCGGCAGCAGTCAAGACGATGATATTCAGCATGCTGATTCTCGTCGTGAACATGCTGACTGGCGTGCTGACGGCCCGATTCCTGGGTCCTACCGGACGCGGGGAACAGACCGCGATGGTGAACTGGTCCCAATTTCTCGCCTTCTGCATGAGCTTCGGTGTTCCGTCCGCATTGATTTACAATGCGAAAAGGAACCCGGAGGAAACGGGCAAGCTGTACGGCCTCGCCTTGCTACTGGCGACGATGTTCGGAGGTTTGGCGACGCTCATCGGCGTGTTCCTGATTCCTTATTGGCTGCGCTCCTTTTCTTCATCGGTCATACTGTTCGCGCAGTGCTCCATGATGATGTGTCCGCTTATCGCGATCTCACAGATCAATAATGCATTGCTGCAGGTCCGGTCGGAATACAAGCAGTACAATTTGTTCCGGTATCTGGTGCCGCTGAGTACGCTGCTGGGTCTGGCGATCCTGATCCTGACGGGTCATATGAATCCGTACACCTCAGCCTTGGCCTATTTGCTGCCAGGCTTGCCGATTTATATTGGTGTCACGATTCGAATGGTTCGGCTGTACAAACCGAAGGTGAAGAACAGCTGGACGCAATTCAAAAATCTCTTTACCTACGGCATGGGCTCATACGGCAACGATCTCATGGGGCAGGTTTCTACTTACATTGATCAGATCCTGATTGCGGGTCTGCTCAGACCGGCTGATCTCGGCTTATATGCGGTAGCGGTCAGCCTGGCCCGGATGGTGAATGTATTTTCAACCTCAATTATCGTCGTGCTCTTTCCCAAAGCCTCTGGGTTAAACAAGGAGGACGCGGTTGCAATAACATTCCGGGCATTTCGGGTGACTTCTACAGCAACGGTTCTGGCTGCCACGATGCTGATGCTGATTGCTCCGTTCGTATTTACATTGCTATATGGTCCAGAGTTTAAACAAGCGCTTACGGTATTCCGGTTACTGGTGCTTGAGGTTGCTATCAGCGGAGGAACCATGGTGCTGGCACAGCAATTCATGGCGCTGGGTAAGCCCAAGCTGGTTACCATCCTACAGGGTGTCGGATTGGCGCTCGTCATACCATTGCTGTCTATACTCGTTCCGAGATACGGCTTGACGGGTGCAGGGATAGCAATGCTGTCTTCGGGGATTCTACGGTTCGTTTTCATTTTATGTAATGTTAAATTCGTTCTGAAAATGAAAATTCCGAGACTGCTTATTTCCAAACAAGATATTCAATGGCTCCGATCAACGATGTCACACTACATCCGGAAAAAGCCAGTTAACGGTTAG
- a CDS encoding glycosyltransferase family 2 protein: MNHMSSVPADNRISVVIIAQDDGTRITAAIKSCKPFADDIVVIDGGSKDNTIQVAESLGCRVFSNPWPGYAKQRMFGVEKAEFDWIFLIDTDEVVDAELLGELLKVKETLHDPAKAYSVFRIGDFLGKWMNKGEHLVRLYNRRIYGITNSLVHEMPDVASSQIIKLEGVLWHYGFRSISDHMTRFNKYTDLEAETAFNKGRSFRISRLLLRPPARFVQKYFVQGLYRKGLAGFAVAVFWVMYEFLVCFKHYELTKRRKKIEIVEDGQTEQKGETSYVVQ, encoded by the coding sequence ATGAACCACATGTCTAGCGTTCCCGCGGACAACCGGATATCCGTAGTTATTATCGCTCAGGATGATGGCACTCGAATCACAGCCGCCATTAAATCCTGCAAGCCCTTTGCGGACGATATCGTCGTCATTGACGGAGGGAGCAAGGACAATACGATTCAGGTAGCTGAATCATTGGGCTGTCGGGTGTTTTCTAACCCATGGCCCGGTTATGCGAAGCAGCGCATGTTTGGTGTTGAAAAAGCGGAATTTGATTGGATTTTCCTGATTGATACGGACGAGGTGGTAGATGCGGAGCTTCTTGGAGAATTGTTGAAGGTCAAGGAAACACTCCATGATCCGGCCAAAGCATACTCTGTGTTTCGAATTGGTGATTTTCTGGGCAAATGGATGAACAAAGGCGAGCATTTGGTTCGTCTGTACAATCGGCGTATTTACGGCATTACGAATAGTCTTGTTCATGAAATGCCGGATGTAGCCTCTTCCCAGATCATTAAACTGGAGGGTGTGTTATGGCACTACGGCTTCCGCAGTATCAGTGATCATATGACCCGTTTTAACAAGTATACGGACCTCGAAGCGGAGACGGCCTTTAACAAAGGCAGATCCTTTCGGATTTCCAGGCTGTTGTTGCGACCTCCAGCCCGCTTTGTGCAGAAGTATTTTGTCCAAGGCTTATACCGCAAGGGATTGGCAGGTTTTGCAGTAGCGGTCTTTTGGGTGATGTACGAGTTTCTGGTCTGCTTCAAGCATTATGAGCTGACGAAGCGGCGAAAAAAAATAGAGATTGTGGAAGACGGACAGACCGAGCAGAAAGGAGAAACCAGCTATGTCGTACAATAA
- a CDS encoding glycosyltransferase has translation MDAFKRCPAVSVVICTYNRADLLEKTLMSLLELNDLALAEIIVVDNRSTDHTAATIKRFNVAHGQDIHLRYHYEREQGLSAARNAGITLSRAEVIAFLDDDAIPCVTWLQTIMSTFGNNPELTAMGGKIDPLFETERPGWLTGPLELPYTIIDLGKAVREYPAGLNPFGANMAMRKTAFAAVMFPLHLGRKGDILLSGEESWVFEQIRKNGGTIMYHPHMAVKHFVPAARLTKEWIMNRYYCQGMSYAVQAAGLRGNVMLMAKMAAKWLYNTVDSLLARTEGRKLLNRCRFESIRGTLDTLRNRKSESAAG, from the coding sequence ATGGATGCATTCAAGCGGTGTCCCGCAGTGTCCGTCGTTATTTGCACCTATAACCGGGCGGACCTGCTGGAAAAAACGCTAATGTCGCTGCTGGAGCTGAACGACCTTGCGCTGGCTGAGATCATTGTGGTCGATAATCGCTCCACCGATCATACGGCGGCGACGATCAAAAGATTTAATGTTGCACACGGTCAGGATATTCATCTTCGGTATCATTATGAGCGCGAGCAAGGATTATCAGCCGCTCGTAATGCGGGCATTACGTTATCGAGGGCAGAAGTCATTGCTTTTCTGGATGATGATGCAATCCCGTGTGTTACATGGCTGCAAACGATTATGTCGACCTTCGGGAACAATCCCGAGCTGACGGCCATGGGCGGGAAGATAGATCCTTTGTTTGAAACGGAACGACCGGGCTGGCTAACAGGTCCGCTTGAGCTGCCTTACACGATTATTGACTTGGGAAAAGCCGTCCGCGAATATCCGGCGGGACTGAATCCGTTCGGAGCGAATATGGCCATGCGCAAAACAGCTTTTGCTGCTGTGATGTTCCCACTTCATTTGGGAAGAAAGGGAGACATCCTCTTATCCGGTGAAGAATCGTGGGTATTCGAGCAGATTCGTAAAAATGGCGGAACGATCATGTATCATCCTCACATGGCAGTGAAGCATTTTGTTCCGGCTGCACGGTTAACAAAGGAATGGATCATGAACCGTTACTACTGTCAGGGTATGTCTTACGCTGTTCAGGCCGCAGGCCTGCGCGGCAACGTGATGCTGATGGCGAAGATGGCAGCCAAATGGCTATACAACACGGTGGACTCCCTGCTGGCACGTACTGAGGGCAGGAAGCTGTTGAACCGGTGCAGATTTGAAAGTATACGGGGAACCCTGGATACACTGCGCAACCGGAAAAGCGAGTCAGCTGCGGGGTGA
- a CDS encoding response regulator: MKIVIVDDHPLVRKGLAAVISMQPNVQFAGEAQNQQEALVVIEETDPDLVLLDLKLADESGLDIIKIARGRGFRSKFILLTSSATREDFLKAEEASVDGYVLKEALPEELIYAIHLVNKGRKYYDPAILENKLREDAGNLTDDLTPKEKEVLVELGQGACNREIASRLFISEFTVKKHVSQILAKLRLADRTQAALYANAIGLAKYEPTNI, translated from the coding sequence ATGAAAATTGTCATTGTCGATGATCATCCTTTAGTACGGAAAGGACTCGCTGCGGTTATATCCATGCAGCCCAATGTTCAGTTTGCGGGAGAGGCCCAGAATCAACAGGAAGCACTTGTGGTTATCGAGGAAACGGATCCAGACCTAGTGCTGCTAGACTTGAAACTTGCTGACGAATCAGGCCTGGATATTATCAAAATAGCACGCGGGCGCGGGTTCAGAAGCAAATTTATTTTGCTGACATCTTCGGCCACACGAGAAGACTTCCTGAAAGCGGAGGAAGCTTCTGTGGACGGTTACGTACTCAAGGAGGCTTTGCCTGAGGAACTAATTTACGCGATTCATCTTGTCAACAAAGGACGCAAGTATTATGATCCTGCTATTCTGGAGAACAAGCTGCGGGAGGATGCGGGCAATCTGACAGACGACCTGACACCGAAGGAAAAGGAAGTATTGGTCGAACTGGGACAGGGTGCCTGCAACCGCGAAATTGCATCCCGGTTATTCATCAGCGAATTTACAGTCAAAAAGCATGTCAGTCAGATTTTGGCCAAGCTGCGGCTGGCTGATCGGACTCAGGCAGCGTTGTATGCCAATGCGATTGGTCTGGCGAAGTACGAGCCAACGAACATCTAG
- a CDS encoding sugar transferase: MSMENLPEDGEAVMSGKAFYMPYGNTQIQDKTSYLVTKRLLDMLLSFVGLIVLLPLFIVVGVLIKLEDPKGSVFFKQTRVGKNEKLFNMYKFRSMVSNAEELKKDLMALNEVSGAMFKIKNDPRITKIGSFLRKTSIDEIPQLWNVLVGDMTLVGPRPPLPSEVEQYSDYDKQRLIVTPGCTGYWQVSARNSVGFEEMVQMDLKYIHVRNTWLDLKIIMKTGIKMLFSKDAY, from the coding sequence ATGAGCATGGAAAATTTACCGGAGGACGGCGAGGCTGTCATGTCAGGTAAAGCGTTTTACATGCCATACGGAAATACACAAATACAGGATAAAACGTCTTACTTGGTGACCAAGCGATTGCTCGACATGTTGCTGTCTTTCGTGGGTCTGATCGTATTACTGCCGCTTTTTATAGTGGTGGGTGTTTTGATCAAGCTCGAAGATCCGAAGGGAAGCGTGTTTTTCAAGCAAACTCGGGTGGGCAAGAACGAGAAGCTATTCAACATGTATAAATTCCGTTCGATGGTGTCCAATGCCGAGGAGCTGAAAAAGGATTTGATGGCGCTGAATGAAGTGAGCGGCGCCATGTTCAAAATTAAAAACGATCCGCGGATTACGAAGATTGGCAGTTTTTTGCGCAAGACGAGTATTGATGAGATTCCACAGCTGTGGAATGTGCTGGTCGGGGACATGACGTTAGTGGGTCCGCGTCCGCCATTGCCGAGCGAGGTAGAGCAATACTCCGATTATGACAAGCAACGCCTGATTGTCACACCGGGCTGTACCGGCTACTGGCAGGTGAGCGCACGTAACAGTGTAGGCTTCGAAGAAATGGTGCAAATGGATTTGAAGTATATTCATGTTCGCAATACGTGGCTCGATCTGAAAATCATCATGAAAACAGGCATTAAAATGCTGTTCTCCAAGGATGCTTACTGA
- the galU gene encoding UTP--glucose-1-phosphate uridylyltransferase GalU — protein sequence MTKRVKKAIIPAAGLGTRFLPATKAMPKEMLPIINKPTIQYIVEEAIASGIEDIIIVTGKGKRAIEDHFDNAFELESKLLEDGKLKLLEEVQRSSGVEIHYIRQKEPKGLGHAVWCARRFIGDEPFGVLLGDDIVTGQKPCLRQLMDQYEETQNSVIGVQRVPQEFTNRYGIIEPDQQDGRLYRVNNFIEKPAPGTAPSDLAIMGRYVFSPKIFKYLDLQEKGAGGEIQLTDAIQKLNQSERVYAYDFEGTRYDVGERLGYILTTLEFALASDDLKYPVIEAMHEWLKKTEKATTAG from the coding sequence ATGACGAAAAGAGTGAAAAAGGCCATTATTCCAGCAGCAGGATTGGGTACGCGCTTCCTTCCTGCGACCAAAGCAATGCCTAAGGAAATGCTTCCGATTATCAATAAGCCCACAATTCAATATATCGTGGAAGAAGCAATTGCTTCCGGTATTGAGGACATTATTATCGTAACGGGTAAAGGCAAGCGTGCTATTGAGGATCACTTTGACAACGCATTTGAGCTGGAATCGAAACTGTTGGAGGACGGCAAGCTGAAACTTCTGGAAGAGGTACAGCGTTCTTCAGGAGTAGAAATTCACTACATTCGCCAGAAAGAACCCAAAGGTTTGGGACATGCGGTATGGTGTGCAAGACGCTTTATCGGGGACGAGCCGTTTGGCGTACTGCTGGGCGATGATATCGTAACAGGTCAGAAGCCTTGCCTGCGTCAACTGATGGATCAGTATGAGGAAACTCAAAATTCCGTCATCGGTGTACAGCGGGTACCGCAGGAATTCACAAATCGCTACGGCATCATTGAACCGGATCAACAGGACGGACGTCTGTACCGGGTAAATAATTTTATAGAAAAACCGGCTCCAGGCACAGCACCTTCCGATCTGGCTATTATGGGCCGTTATGTATTCTCACCAAAAATTTTCAAATATCTCGATCTTCAGGAAAAAGGGGCGGGCGGCGAAATTCAGTTGACCGATGCCATCCAAAAGCTGAATCAAAGCGAGCGCGTGTACGCCTATGACTTTGAAGGAACACGTTATGACGTGGGTGAGCGTCTTGGTTATATTTTGACCACACTTGAATTTGCACTTGCTAGCGATGATTTGAAGTATCCGGTTATAGAAGCCATGCACGAGTGGCTGAAAAAGACCGAGAAAGCAACCACGGCAGGTTGA
- a CDS encoding O-antigen ligase family protein, whose amino-acid sequence MTRLADQQVSVWLGNRRGIGMIGVGVLACMLPLAIGFVSAKMNPTMSQQGAILLALVFPAFLLAIIQSRMLIPYTLMVWAVGPEIRRIVDWMEGTYHSVSLLSLAPLLVSSMLIIPVLRGIHQAEKPLTRIAVFFGIELAYGSVVGLFKNGIVFAYDLANYVIPLLLLPYFAIKPMKAKELDRLLYSYANIAVLVAIYGIIQYLTVPPWDAFWMNNVEMNSIGIPEPLQIRVFSSMNSPGPCAIFLAMALVPMMMEKRWRGTLGWIGVLLTVVCLLITLVRSAWLIAFVMLLAYILTSSSKGKWKTLIQLAVVGLLLYIIVPKLPGAEGLVARMQTLTDIQQDHSYNERLDLLHTMLPAIVGNPVGQGIGSVGIGTKLDNGGDLGELGIMDNGYIAIFLTFGIFGAFFFFGGLFVIVKRLLVRIAERDSSQPYIRLALATWAGAVASLISDNGFPGMRGYLIWMMIGIGLWAKDVIAERR is encoded by the coding sequence ATGACTCGGCTGGCAGATCAGCAGGTTTCCGTTTGGTTAGGAAATCGGCGTGGAATCGGCATGATCGGCGTGGGAGTGCTGGCTTGTATGCTGCCACTCGCCATTGGATTTGTCAGCGCCAAGATGAATCCCACCATGAGCCAGCAGGGAGCCATATTGCTGGCGCTCGTTTTTCCGGCCTTTTTGCTGGCGATCATCCAATCGCGGATGTTGATTCCGTACACACTGATGGTGTGGGCAGTAGGACCGGAAATCCGGCGCATTGTGGACTGGATGGAGGGAACATATCACTCGGTGTCCTTGTTGAGCTTGGCACCTCTGCTGGTAAGCAGCATGTTGATTATTCCCGTGCTGCGTGGCATTCATCAGGCGGAAAAGCCATTGACCCGGATTGCTGTGTTTTTTGGGATTGAGCTGGCTTACGGAAGTGTGGTCGGGTTGTTCAAAAATGGAATCGTTTTTGCCTATGATTTAGCCAACTATGTGATTCCTTTGCTATTGCTGCCTTATTTTGCGATTAAGCCCATGAAAGCGAAGGAACTGGATCGTCTGCTGTATTCATATGCCAATATTGCCGTTCTCGTGGCGATTTACGGCATTATTCAGTATTTGACGGTGCCTCCTTGGGATGCGTTTTGGATGAATAATGTAGAGATGAATTCCATTGGTATTCCAGAGCCGCTACAAATCAGAGTTTTCTCTTCGATGAACTCGCCTGGTCCCTGTGCTATTTTCCTGGCAATGGCGCTTGTACCCATGATGATGGAAAAACGGTGGCGTGGCACATTGGGATGGATCGGAGTCCTGCTAACGGTTGTTTGTCTTTTGATCACGTTGGTACGTTCGGCTTGGCTGATTGCATTCGTTATGCTGCTGGCATATATCCTCACTTCATCCTCTAAGGGCAAGTGGAAAACCTTGATTCAACTTGCTGTCGTTGGCCTCCTTCTCTACATCATTGTTCCGAAGCTGCCGGGAGCAGAAGGCCTTGTGGCCCGTATGCAAACGTTGACGGATATTCAACAGGATCATTCGTACAATGAACGCTTGGATCTGCTGCATACGATGCTTCCGGCCATAGTCGGCAATCCGGTCGGACAGGGGATCGGGAGTGTAGGAATTGGAACCAAGCTAGATAACGGCGGGGATCTCGGTGAACTTGGGATTATGGATAATGGCTATATTGCCATTTTTCTCACCTTCGGTATTTTCGGAGCATTCTTCTTCTTCGGTGGTCTGTTCGTTATCGTCAAGCGACTCCTTGTCCGCATTGCCGAGCGAGATTCCAGCCAGCCTTATATCAGACTGGCGTTGGCTACGTGGGCCGGAGCTGTAGCCAGTCTCATATCGGATAACGGTTTTCCCGGCATGCGCGGCTATCTAATCTGGATGATGATCGGCATAGGACTGTGGGCGAAAGATGTCATCGCGGAAAGAAGGTAA
- a CDS encoding CpsD/CapB family tyrosine-protein kinase → MLRLNDMLITESNPSSYVSESFRSLRTYIRQQVIGQTDRGTVLLLTSPESGAGKTTLLANIGVSFAQEGKKVALVDCNLHTPALHEIFGVENTGGLSAYLRGGASSKSIVRHGVPELSIIPGGDTLYNAADLLGSERMVELLEELKREYDIILLDSAPALNYTDARLVASLTDGVILVARHARTKREDLRKTKQLMDQAGATLVGIVMNQVK, encoded by the coding sequence ATGCTGCGATTGAATGACATGTTGATTACAGAAAGCAATCCTTCATCGTATGTCTCGGAATCATTCCGATCCCTCCGTACATACATCCGGCAGCAGGTCATCGGGCAGACGGACCGCGGGACGGTTCTGCTGCTGACCTCGCCTGAGAGCGGAGCGGGTAAAACAACGCTGCTCGCCAACATCGGCGTTTCCTTTGCACAAGAAGGCAAGAAGGTGGCTCTGGTGGATTGCAATCTCCATACACCAGCGTTGCACGAGATATTTGGGGTGGAGAATACCGGAGGTTTATCGGCTTATTTGCGAGGTGGAGCTTCTTCCAAGTCCATCGTCAGGCATGGCGTGCCGGAGCTGTCTATTATTCCCGGCGGAGACACCTTGTACAACGCGGCTGACTTGCTCGGCAGTGAACGCATGGTGGAGCTGCTGGAAGAGCTGAAACGCGAATATGACATCATACTGCTCGACTCGGCTCCAGCGCTGAACTACACGGATGCCCGGCTGGTCGCAAGCTTAACGGATGGTGTGATTCTCGTCGCCAGACACGCCCGGACCAAACGGGAAGATTTACGCAAAACAAAGCAACTCATGGATCAGGCCGGTGCGACACTGGTTGGAATTGTGATGAATCAGGTGAAGTAA